One part of the Eulemur rufifrons isolate Redbay chromosome 16, OSU_ERuf_1, whole genome shotgun sequence genome encodes these proteins:
- the KRT71 gene encoding keratin, type II cytoskeletal 71: MSRQFTCKSGAATKGGFSGYSAVLSGGGSSSYRAGGKGGFSSRSLFSLGGARNISFNVASGSGKNGGYGFGRGRASGFAGSMFGSVALGPVCPTVCPPGGIHQVTVNESLLAPLNVELDPEIQKVRAQEREQIKALNNKFASFIDKVRFLEQQNQVLETKWELLQQLDLNNCKNNLEPILEGYISNLRKQLETLSGDRVRLDSELRNVRDVVEDNKKRFEDEINKRTAAENEFVLLKKDVDAAYANKVELQAKVDSMENEIKFLRCLFEAEIAQIQSHISDMSVILSMDNNRNLDLDSIIDEVRAQYEDIALKSKAEAEALYQTKFQELQLAAGRHGDDLKNTKNEISELTRLIQRIRSEIENVKKQASNLETAIADAEQRGDNALKDARAKLDELEAALHQAKEELARMLREYQELLSLKLALDMEIATYRKLLESEECRMSGEFPSPVSISIISSTSGSSGYGFRPSTVSGGYVASSSSCISGVCSVRGGEGRSRGSASDYKDTLGKGSSLSAPSKKASR, from the exons ATGAGCCGCCAATTCACCTGCAAGTCGGGAGCTGCCACCAAGGGGGGCTTCAGCGGCTACTCGGCAGTGCTCTCAGGGGGTGGCTCGTCCTCCTACCGGGCAGGGGGCAAAGGGGGCTTCAGCAGCAGGAGCCTCTTCAGCCTGGGGGGCGCACGGAACATCTCCTTCAACGTGGCCAGTGGCAGCGGGAAGAATGGAGGTTATGGGTTTGGCCGGGGCCGGGCCAGTGGCTTTGCTGGCAGCATGTTTGGCAGTGTGGCTCTAGGGCCTGTGTGCCCCACTGTGTGCCCACCTGGAGGCATCCACCAGGTCACCGTCAATGAGAGCCTCCTGGCCCCCCTCAATGTGGAGCTGGACCCCGAGATCCAGAAGGTGCGCGCCCAGGAACGGGAGCAGATCAAGGCTCTGAACAACAAGTTCGCTTCCTTCATCGACAAG GTGCGGTTCCTGGAGCAGCAGAACCAGGTGCTGGAGACCAAGTGGGAGCTGCTGCAGCAGCTGGACCTGAACAACTGCAAGAACAACCTGGAGCCCATCCTCGAGGGCTACATCAGCAACCTGCGCAAGCAGCTGGAGACGCTGTCCGGCGACAGGGTGAGGCTGGACTCGGAGCTGAGGAACGTGCGGGACGTGGTGGAGGACAACAAGAAGAG GTTTGAGGATGAAATCAACAAGCGGACGGCTGCCGAGAATGAGTTTGTGCTGCTCAAGAAG GATGTGGATGCGGCTTATGCCAATAAGGTGGAGCTGCAGGCCAAGGTGGACTCCATGGAGAATGAGATCAAGTTCCTCAGGTGTCTCTTTGAAGCC GAGATCGCTCAGATCCAGTCCCACATCAGTGACATGTCCGTCATCCTGTCCATGGACAACAACCGCAACCTGGACCTGGACAGCATCATTGACGAGGTCCGTGCCCAGTACGAGGACATCGCCTTGAAGAGCAAGGCCGAGGCCGAGGCGCTGTACCAGACcaag TTCCAGGAGCTGCAGCTGGCCGCTGGCCGACATGGGGACGACCTCAAAAACACCAAGAACGAAATCTCAGAGCTCACCCGGCTCATCCAGAGAATCCGCTCAGAGATTGAGAACGTGAAGAAGCAG GCGTCCAACCTGGAGACGGCCATCGCCGATGCCGAGCAGCGGGGAGACAACGCCCTGAAGGACGCCCGGGCCAAGCTGGACGAGCTGGAGGCCGCCCTGCACCAGGCCAAGGAGGAGCTGGCGCGGATGCTGCGCGAGTACCAGGAGCTCCTGAGCCTGAAGCTGGCCCTGGACATGGAGATCGCCACCTACAGGAAGCTGCTGGAGAGCGAGGAGTGCAG GATGTCAGGAGAATTCCCCTCCCCTGTCAGCATCT CCATCATCAGCAGCACCAGCGGCAGCAGCGGCTACGGCTTCCGGCCCAGCACGGTCAGCGGTGGCTACgtggccagcagcagcagctgcatcTCTGGAGTGTGCAGTGTCCgtggtggggagggcaggagccgGGGCAGTGCCAGCGACTACAAGGATACCCTGGGGAAGGGCTCCAGCCTGAGTGCCCCCTCCAAGAAAGCCAGTCGGTAG